The DNA window GATGCTTGCCTCACAGTCACGGCTCGCAAGGCTGTTGTTCTTATCATAGAAGTACATTAACCCGCCATTTTAAAGAGCCGGTTGTAGCTGCAACCAGTTCTTTCTCGGAAGGTTCTTCAGTATTCGGTGGTTCGGCCAACCTGATACAAGCTATTGAAACGATGTTTACCGTTTATAAGCCCGAAGTTATTGCGGTTCACACAACTTGTCTTTCCGAAACAATTGGTGACGACCTTACTCAGATTGTTTCCAAGGCTGGTGAAGATGGACTTATTCCCGAAGGCAAATTTGTGATTTATTGCAATACACCATCATACGTTGGAACACATATCACCGGATATTCTAATCAGGTTGCAGCAATGGTAAAGTTCTTCTCTACTGCTACACCTAAGAAAAAAAACGTGGTGAACATGGTTGCCGGATGGATGGAACCTTCGGATATGAGAGAAATAAAAAGACTTGCTCAGGTTATGGAAGCAAGAACAATTATGTTCCCCGATATGACCGGCGTACTTGATACTCCTCTCAACGGTAAATATCACATGTATCCCGACGGAGGAACAACAATTCCGGAACTGAGAGCTACCGGTGATAGCAAATTTACAATCGGCCTTGGACAGTATTGCACAGAAGATGCTTGCATTAAACTTGAAAACAAATGTAAAGTTAAGTTTGAAGTGGTAGATATTCCTATTGGCTTAAAAGCAACAGACCGCTTCCTTATGTCACTTAGCCGTCATGCTAATCTTCCTATTCCTGATAGTATCACGGAAGAACGCGGACAATTAATCGACCTTATTGCCGACAATGCCAAATATCTTTATGGCAAACGCGTAGCATTATGGGGAGATCCGGATACATTGATTCCTCTTACTGAATTACTGGTGAGTCTGGATATGAGACCTGTTTATATTGTAAGTGGAACACCGGGAAAACCTTTCGATGAACGTATGTCTGAGATATTAAAAGATATTCCTGAAGCGAAGTTCATGAGCGGCGAACGTGCTGATATGTTCCGTCTTCATCAGTGGATTAAACAAGAAGGAGTTGATTTGCTTATAGGTAACACTTATGGTAAATACATTGCCAGAGATGAAGACACTCCGTTTATTCGTTTTGGTTTCCCTATTGCCGACCGTTCAGGACACAACTACTTCCCGAAAACCGGATATGTTGGTGCAACAAACCTGGTTATTCAGATTTTAAATGCTTTTATGGATCATCAGGATCGTACATGTCCTGAAGAAAAGGTTGAGTTCCAAATGTAATCTATTGAGTGTTGTTAGTAGAAACGCTTCTGCATCTTTGAGAATATATATATTTCTCAGAATGCCGGAGCTTTTTTCTAAAGAATTAAGAAAGGGTAGAATCCTACATTAATGTAAGATTATTCTTATCTCCCTACTTCGGGGTAACCCCAATATTCTCTCTCTTTTATAATGTTTATCTTTAAATATCTGAACCTGAATGCATAGAGTAATCCTGATTAGCAAACTCAACTCTTTGGCATGGTTTTGGTATTATAATAATTAAATGTAAGATCAATATGGACTATATTTTAAAAGAAAGAGAAAAGCAAGTAGCATTCGCAGGAATTAATGCAGCAACGATAGAGTGCAACAAAGAGAGCCTGGCTGGTTCGGTTAGTCAAAGGGCATGTGTTTTTTGTGGTTCCAGAGTTGTGCTCTATCCTATTGCAGATGCATTGCATCTTATCCACGGTCCTATTGGATGCGCCGCATATACATGGGATATAAGAGGTTCTCTTTCTTCAGGACCAGAGTTACACAGACTTAGTTTCTCTACAGATTTACAAGAAAGGGACGTCATCTTTGGGGGTATCGATAAATTGAATGCGGCTATGGAAGAATTGATTGATCTTCATCATCCAAAAGCGGCTTTTATTTATACTACTTGTATTGTAGGAGTTATTGGAGATGATGTGGAATCAGCCTGCAAACAGATGGCTATCCGTAAAGGTATTCCCGTTATCCCTGTTCAGGCACCTGGCTTTCAAGGATCT is part of the uncultured Bacteroides sp. genome and encodes:
- a CDS encoding nitrogenase component 1 — its product is MLLKHTTDKEIDRKALTINPAKTCQPIGAMYAALGIHGCLPHSHGSQGCCSYHRSTLTRHFKEPVVAATSSFSEGSSVFGGSANLIQAIETMFTVYKPEVIAVHTTCLSETIGDDLTQIVSKAGEDGLIPEGKFVIYCNTPSYVGTHITGYSNQVAAMVKFFSTATPKKKNVVNMVAGWMEPSDMREIKRLAQVMEARTIMFPDMTGVLDTPLNGKYHMYPDGGTTIPELRATGDSKFTIGLGQYCTEDACIKLENKCKVKFEVVDIPIGLKATDRFLMSLSRHANLPIPDSITEERGQLIDLIADNAKYLYGKRVALWGDPDTLIPLTELLVSLDMRPVYIVSGTPGKPFDERMSEILKDIPEAKFMSGERADMFRLHQWIKQEGVDLLIGNTYGKYIARDEDTPFIRFGFPIADRSGHNYFPKTGYVGATNLVIQILNAFMDHQDRTCPEEKVEFQM